The following nucleotide sequence is from Alkalihalobacillus sp. LMS39.
ATAAGACAAGCTACACCTGTGACACGTAATCGGTTCTCCCGTTGAAATTCACGCACTTTCGCTGTCGTTACAGAACCGTAAAAGTTCGTCGGCGTTGCAGAAACACGATAGCCCGCCTTTTCTAAGTTCACTTTCAACTCAATTACACCAGGTAATCGGTCTCCTTCCATAAAGGAAACAGCTGCCACTTCTTTAAGCCTTTTTAATGTCACTTCATTCGCCACCCCTGTTCCAGGTAGACCATAAGCTAATTGAAAAGCTTCAACTCTTGCTGTAGTAACAGAACCATAGAAGTTTGTTGGATTATCCGATACTTTAAAACCTACTCGTTCAAGGTTAACCTTTAATTGAACCACTTCAGGTCGACGATCTCCTTCTTGAAGAATTCGAACATTCGTATCTGGCCTTGAAATTTCACCACTAATCACTTTTCTAATGGTGTTCCATGTTTCTTCATCAACTTCACCATTCGGAGTTAAATTAAACGTTGATTGGAACTCCTTTACTTTTGTTGTGGTCACCGGTCCAAAAAAGTCGGTCGGTGTTGCCGATACTTTAAAACCAGCTTTCTCTAAATCAATTTTTAGTTGAATCACTTCAGGACGTCTGTCCCCTTCTTTTAACACAAGTGGACCTTGTACAAAAGGAGCTTGCACTAATCCAAATCCATAAAACGAATCTCGATCAGCAACCCCAATATCTAGCGCCGTTCTTTGCAATACAGACCGTAACTGGTCATTTGTCATCATTGGGTTTGCTTCTTTTAATAAAGCTAAAACACCACTTACATATCCTGCGGCCATTGATGTCCCATCTAATGTCGCGTAACGATTATTCAAATGTGTACTTAATATCCCTACCCCTGGCGCTGCAACTTCAATCGTAGATCCTGTAGCTGAGAAAGTTCCTCGTTTATTATTTTTATCTGTTGCCGCAACCGCAATTACAGATTCATATCTAGCTGGGAACTCAACTGTATTGCCACTTCCATCGACTCTACCTCGATTTCCTCCAGCTCCTACGAGGAGAATTCCATTTTGATATGCTCTATCAACAACCGACTGTAAGCCATCAGAACCAGATAAGTTTCCAAGACTTAAATTAATAATATCCATATTGTTCGTAATTGACCAATCAATTCCATCTATTACATTCGATAACGTCCCTAAACCATTTTTATCAAGCACTTTTACTGCATACAATTGGACATCTGGAGCAACTCCTACAACGCCAATGTTATTATTTTGTGCGGCTATAATTCCAGCGACATGTGTTCCATGTCCATTTTCATCGATATACGATGAACTTATTAGAGAAACTCCACCCGCTATCTTTAAATCATCATGGTTGGCAA
It contains:
- a CDS encoding peptidoglycan-binding protein; this encodes MVKKNYLIPLFLIALFFNFSVQTINANESTEKVIVYFNDDVDEQLILSVGGEIEKTYNNFPVAVVEMTEDAVEKLQQAPNVLSVEEDHIVSINNQKLEWGVSKVNAPQSWQSGYTGKGIKVAVVDTGIANHDDLKIAGGVSLISSSYIDENGHGTHVAGIIAAQNNNIGVVGVAPDVQLYAVKVLDKNGLGTLSNVIDGIDWSITNNMDIINLSLGNLSGSDGLQSVVDRAYQNGILLVGAGGNRGRVDGSGNTVEFPARYESVIAVAATDKNNKRGTFSATGSTIEVAAPGVGILSTHLNNRYATLDGTSMAAGYVSGVLALLKEANPMMTNDQLRSVLQRTALDIGVADRDSFYGFGLVQAPFVQGPLVLKEGDRRPEVIQLKIDLEKAGFKVSATPTDFFGPVTTTKVKEFQSTFNLTPNGEVDEETWNTIRKVISGEISRPDTNVRILQEGDRRPEVVQLKVNLERVGFKVSDNPTNFYGSVTTARVEAFQLAYGLPGTGVANEVTLKRLKEVAAVSFMEGDRLPGVIELKVNLEKAGYRVSATPTNFYGSVTTAKVREFQRENRLRVTGVACLITQEKIKEVAFTLKEGDRRAEVIELKILLERAGFRVPGNTTNYYGPLTTEKVREFQYSVGLRVTGIADIQTQERLRAVAVGLMAGDRKQEVIQLKLDLDALGFGVSDNPTNYYGPITASMVKQFQRDYGLEPTGTADNETLEVLQSILESR